The DNA window TTAAATGACGGCGGTTGCCAGCCAGCGCAAGCTCATCAACGTCACCAGTGCCGCTCACTAATTTCAACCGCATCCACATCCACGCCCTCCTTGAACcagcgctcctcctccgtgaTCTTCACATCGTTCCCGCTCATTTGCCTCTTCCTCATCAGCCCGTTCTTCGCGAACGTCCAGTCCTCCAACCCGTACGTCCGCCACCACTGGCCCGTCTCGTCATGCCACTCGTACCAGAACTGGACCGCGATCTGTTTTTGGTCGCGAACGCGGCGCTCAGTCAGTCAAGCACACCGCTAACATAAAAACGGGAAAAGAAACAGGTAAGATAAGGATGCCAGGGGTGGGAAGGACAGACCTTGTCGTCCGTAAACGCAAACAGCTCCTTCCGCAGGCGGTAGCCCTGCTCCTTAGCCCACTTCTTGCGCAGGAACTCGACGATCTGCTCGCGCCCCTGCAGGAACGTGTCGCGGTTCCGCCAGATCGAGTCTGGCGTGTAGGCGTACTGCACGAGCTCAAGATCTCTAGGTTACAGGCATCCCCATATCGGGATGGGTCGATTAGCAAAGGAGACCAAACACCGACGTCTCCAAAGCGGAATGGGTTTCGGGTATCAGGAAGGGTGCTGACTTGGAGTTCCAGGCGGCCTGGGCTGTTTTGACTTTGTGCTGCGCTGTCTCTCGCGTGAAGGGAGGGAATGGCGGTTTCGACTCGGTTGCCATGGTGTAGGCTCGTTCAACGCTCTTACACTCGCAAGTTCTCCCTGAAATCGAGTGTTGCAAGGAGTAAAAGGCCGCTTTATGGTAATGGCCAATCTGCGTCACTTAACTGCCTAGCCACAAGAGACAGTCCGTCGATGAGATATTCAATTCAGTCCGTTGCCACTTTGGGCTGTTCCAGAATCCAGATCACACCGCGGCCCACCCGGGATGACGCAGTGCGCCCTGCGGCGGCAACGGGCTGAATAAGCGAAAATACAGCGGTATACGCAGCAACTTAGGCTCATCTCACGACAATGTTGCTGGCTGATTACTGTGTACTTGGAGACACCGGCCAGATGTTCAAGTTGGAGATCTCCTGATTTCTTGCTCAGCGGACCGCTGCCCTGGTCGGGCCCGAGGCTGGGCTCCGCAGACGGGAGGTCTGCGGACCGGCAACCCGGAGAGTCATGCTGCACAGCGAATGGTACCTTACGGAAGCAAACGTGCAGCGCTGCATCTTTGGAATTTGGAATAATGAAGCCGGTTTtcgggggaagggggagaggAAGGGGCCAGTGGGTGGTGCTTGCCTTCTCCGATCTTAAACCATTCAGGCCGTCAATGGCGTAATGCTGCATCCAGCCAAGTGGGTGTCTTGCCTGCGTGGAGAGCCATACATGAGATTAGCAACCTCGGCCTGGCAACTTGATAGTGTAGACCCCGAGCACGGAAATCAGCAACGTACCTATACGGAGTTCTCTGTCCTGAGCGATCTCTCAAGTTGCACGGTCAGCCCTGACTTCAACTTACCCCTCCACCTGGAGCAGTCACCCCGCTATAAACAACGCCGAGTGCCGGGCATCACCGACCCGGACAGCAAAGCCGACAAAACAGTCTCAGCAGCTCCCAGAGCCACTGCCCTTCCCCAGCTTATTTTTTCCCTTCCCTCACCACAAACACTGGATCCTCTCCCACTCAAGATGACTACTCTCACCCCCGGCGCCTCCTTCCCCTCAGGCGTGACCTTCAGCTACATCCCGCCAACGGGCACGCTCGACCTGACCGTCTGCGGCCGGCCCATCACGTACGACGCCAGCAAGGGTACACATCCATTTCCCAATTCAATATCTCTCCTGCCGCTCCGCTGGTTTACCACAAGCTAACAAACTCCCTCCCCCACCCAAACAGAATTCCAAACGGGCAAGACGGTGCTGGTGGCCGTGCCGGGGGCCTTCACGCCGACGTGCCAGGAGCAGCACGTCACGTCGTACCTGGCGAACCTGGCGCAGCTCCGTGCCAAGGGGGTCGACCGGATCGTCTTCATCGCGTCCAACGACGCGTTCGTCATGTCGGCGTGGGGCAAGGCGAACGGGGTCAAGGACGAGAGCATCGTACGTTCTTCTTTTTGTTCCCCCTTTCACTGTCACTcggaagaagaaaaaggaaaggaaacGCAGACTGATATGGAATGACCCAGCTCTTCATGTCGGACCCCAACGCCGAGTTCAGCCGCAGCATTGGGTGGGCCAACGGCGACAGGACGGGACGGTACGCCGTTGTGCTCGACAACGGCAAGGTTGTCTACGCGGGGGTGGATACTGTCCGAGGGAGCATCGAGTTCTCCGGCGCGCAGGCGGTGCTGGCGAAGCTTTGAATGTACTGGCAGGAGTGAAGCAACGAGTGAAAAGAGAGCAAGGAGTTAAAGCAAGAATGTGTGTGGGTGCGTGATCGGGAAGAGGTCGTCGATTCGCATCTCGGAGTCTGGCAGATGAGCTGCGCTGCATCCTCCATACCGTAGAGACCCATCACTGCCCAGGGCGCCCGTTGCTGTCAGACCAAATGTATGCATACATCAGTCGCCATACCGTGAGCTACCCATGCAGATGCCCTTCCCCCTGTCACGCAGGATCCATGCAACCGGCCCCTTTGAGAAAAACAAGTTGATTTCTTGTCAACTTGTTGCGAGAGCGCAGAAACCCTTTAAGAGAGCTGAGCAGGCAATAACCCGAGTACCGACCGACCGACTCCAGCAGTTTTCCCTTCCGGCCACAGGCAAGACCGCAAGACAACCATTTCATCTATTGCGCTCCTCTCATGACCTGGTTTCCCGTTGCCCCAAGAAGAACATCGCACCCCATCCCAGACCAGCAACCACCAAAAGCAGATGAGTCCTTAACGGCTCTTGGCGGCAACCTTGACCGGCGCACCCTTGGCGCCCTGCTTGCTGGCGATGCGGCCCTGCGGCTGGCCCttggcggcctgggcggccaacttcgccttctcggccttcttggcggcctgcgcggcctgcttcttctccttgctCTCCTTGATGGCGgccaggcgggcggcgctcCGGGCCTCCGGGCGCATCGACCGGCGCTCCTTGATCACATCGAGCGAGGCACCGACGATCGCACGCTGCGACTTGACGGTGCGGCGCGTGCGCTTCTTGGCGACTTCCTGTCGGGGGAGTCAGCACGCCGTTTCCGGTCCATATTCCTCTCCATGCAATGTCCGTCAATGGGCCCTCATAACATCCGTCCTCCCCGGTCACCGTTCCCAAAAACCCTCCCCCCCCAATCGTTTCATCGCGGACTCCGGGCGTGTGCGAAAGCATAAGAGAGATATCGTACCTCAGAGATACCCTTGCGGTGTTGTCTCCGGTAGAGAACCGTCCAGGCGATGCGGCGGGGGTTCTTGCGCTGGAGGAAGAGCGACTCGGACTTGCCGTTCTGGAACCGGAAGATCTTGCTGTCGCCACGGACATACAGCTTACCCTGCAATCAAGAATACGGTCAGAATCGTTGAATTTTCCGGCCGGCAACGACTTTCCCCAAACTCCCACAGATGAACTCCCCACCCCGGCCCCGGTCTGGCGTCATTCGGCTTCGAGAGCAGGTATCGCGTCGGTCGGCGGCTCGGGGTGGGAAGTCCTCTGTCGGTCGCAGTCGTGGAACCGGGCAATCCGTACCTTGCCGGGGTAAATCCGCTGGCCGGAGAAAGAATCGTCGTACGTTCTCATCTTGGCGGATGGTTGTCGGAGTTGTCGTTGTCGGGGTTGCTTCCTCTGAGTTCACGGATCCAGGTCGATTTTCGCCAAAATCTGGTGTGCAGGTTGTGGGATAGGGCTGCCTCGTGATAGGCTGGATATGGTAGCCACACTGCCCCGCTTTTGCAGTGAGTGGCTAAAGTTGATCTCGGCTTACACCAGCCACACTATGATGTCGGCAGTTTGGGCATATGACAGATAGGTGCATTTGCTTGTTAAAGTTTGGCTTGAATGACATCGAAACCCAACTGGTAGCTGCCAGATAATGTGCTAACAGAAGTTGATCACTCTCCCTGGTCTCGCGAATCGCAGCCACAGCCAATTCGCAATtgcaaccctaaccctcaTCATCTCGGTCACCCCTTACCTCCTCTTCTCACATCTCCATGAGCTGCTGAACTCCAGGTGTGGAGCGGCAGCTTACAATGGCAGTCGATGTCGATGCCGATGCCATAGCATCTGCTGTGTTGGATGAGTTTAGGAAACTCCCGGCTAAGCGCAAGCCCGCTGTACGGGACAATGGGCTCCGGGAATGGGTGCCCATGAGCGGCATCGTCGTCAAAGGTAGCCTTCAAGTCGATGGATGAGCTTCACACGTTTGCCGGTATGCACAGGCACTGACTTGACACCTCGAGATCAGGGCCGGATTTTCTGAAATGTGTGGCATTGGCGTGAGTCTACCGCCCACATGTAaccttctccttttcttgATCGGGCCTCTGATACCTTCCAGAACCGGCATGAAGTGCCTCCCAGCCTCTAAGCTGGCTCAGGCCAACGGCGTCGCCCTCCACGACTGGCACGCCGAGGTTCTCGCCATCCGCGCCTTCAACCGTTTCCTGCTGGACGAGTGTCGCCGCCTGGCCCAGGACAGCACCTACGAGTCCGAGTTCCTGCGGCGGCGAACGCGAGAGGAGCTCGCAACTAATGCAGGCACGCTTACTGGCCCCTGGCACCGCCAGCCCTTCGCCTGGCGTGAGGAGCTCACCCTGCATATGTACTGCTCCGAAGCACCCTGTACGTCCCCGCTACCGTCTCGTCTCAGCGCCAAACACACCTTCGTACTGGCAGTGGCCGCCAACTAACAAACAACCGCCCACCCAGGCGGCGATGCTTCCATGGAACTAGTTATGTCTTCCCAACCAGACGCCACCCCTTGGACCATTCCCGCTTCCCTCTCCCCAGCGCCCTCCCCaacaccgccaccaccaccaaacaccgtcaccaccaccaccaccgagTCCCTCCTTCCAACcacaaccccaaccccagcTCCAACCCAaccagccaccaccaccaccagcaccccTCTCCTCCTAGGCCGCGGCTACTTCTCGCGCCTGGGCATCGTGCGGCGCAAGCCGGCCCGCCCGgactcgccgccgacgctgTCCAAGTCGTGCAGCGACAAG is part of the Thermothielavioides terrestris NRRL 8126 chromosome 2, complete sequence genome and encodes:
- a CDS encoding 60S ribosomal protein L24, whose translation is MRTYDDSFSGQRIYPGKGKLYVRGDSKIFRFQNGKSESLFLQRKNPRRIAWTVLYRRQHRKGISEEVAKKRTRRTVKSQRAIVGASLDVIKERRSMRPEARSAARLAAIKESKEKKQAAQAAKKAEKAKLAAQAAKGQPQGRIASKQGAKGAPVKVAAKSR